From the genome of Novosphingobium sp. TH158, one region includes:
- a CDS encoding protein-glutamate O-methyltransferase CheR, with product MTVAAAFKQPLPGVSPDIYGPADFRAVAEIVYSVSGNVLPEGKAMLVYSRLSPLVRETGCATFANYVELIRSDPKEQARTVAALTTNHTFFYRESHHFDHFERVERPGIVRRLESGKRVRIWSAGCSSGEETWSLVLTLLGSDRLEGRRMSGRDLRVLASDIAPHALKRAEQGVYPTKDLGPVPSDLVQLWTSQEGDNTRIGDVARSIVRFRSLNLMEEWPIKGCFDVIFCRNVMIYFDAPTKERLVARFAEKLVPGGHLYIGHSERVTGPAANVLEPVGPTIYRRRMS from the coding sequence GTGACTGTCGCCGCCGCCTTCAAGCAGCCCCTGCCCGGGGTGAGCCCGGACATCTATGGCCCGGCCGATTTCCGCGCCGTGGCGGAGATCGTCTATTCGGTGTCGGGCAATGTCCTGCCCGAGGGCAAGGCCATGCTGGTCTATTCCCGGCTTTCCCCGCTGGTGCGCGAAACCGGCTGCGCGACCTTTGCCAACTATGTCGAGCTTATCCGTTCCGATCCGAAGGAACAGGCCCGCACGGTTGCCGCGCTGACCACCAACCACACCTTCTTCTACCGCGAATCCCACCATTTCGATCACTTCGAACGGGTCGAGCGGCCGGGCATCGTGCGGCGGCTGGAAAGCGGCAAGCGGGTGCGCATCTGGTCTGCCGGCTGCTCCAGCGGCGAGGAAACCTGGTCGCTGGTGCTCACCCTGCTGGGCAGCGACCGGCTGGAGGGCCGGCGCATGTCCGGGCGCGACCTGCGCGTGCTGGCCAGCGATATCGCGCCCCATGCACTGAAGCGGGCGGAGCAGGGGGTCTATCCCACCAAGGACCTCGGCCCCGTGCCCTCGGACCTGGTGCAGCTGTGGACCAGCCAGGAAGGCGACAACACCCGGATCGGCGATGTTGCCCGCTCTATCGTGCGGTTCCGCAGCCTCAACCTGATGGAGGAGTGGCCGATCAAGGGCTGCTTCGACGTGATCTTCTGCCGCAACGTGATGATCTATTTCGACGCGCCAACCAAGGAGCGGCTGGTCGCCCGCTTCGCTGAAAAGCTGGTGCCGGGCGGCCACCTGTACATCGGCCACAGCGAACGGGTCACGGGCCCTGCCGCCAATGTTCTCGAGCCCGTGGGACCCACCATCTATCGCAGGAGGATGTCATGA
- a CDS encoding response regulator, translating to MTRPTRILTVDDSASMRALLYHALSSGGFDVEQADDGQAALEWLAFNDVDLVITDINMPRLDGFGLIERLRGDSRYGERPILVLSTESSDEKKARARNAGATGWIVKPFDPEKLIAAVRRVTH from the coding sequence ATGACCAGACCCACACGCATCCTTACGGTTGACGACAGCGCGTCGATGCGCGCGCTTCTCTATCACGCGCTGTCCAGCGGCGGCTTCGATGTCGAACAGGCCGACGATGGCCAGGCGGCGCTGGAATGGCTGGCGTTCAACGACGTCGACCTTGTCATCACCGACATCAACATGCCGCGGCTCGACGGTTTCGGCCTGATCGAGCGCCTGCGCGGCGACAGTCGCTATGGCGAACGGCCGATCCTGGTGCTGTCCACCGAAAGCTCCGACGAAAAGAAGGCCCGCGCCCGCAACGCCGGGGCCACCGGCTGGATCGTCAAGCCGTTCGATCCGGAAAAGCTGATCGCCGCGGTCCGCCGCGTCACCCACTGA
- a CDS encoding chemotaxis protein CheD, with the protein MTRITVMQGQARVSAGPRVELTTVLGSCVATCLFDPQAQVGGMNHFLLAEPPASHRKGEVDVHYGVYLMELLINEMLANGGAKPRLRAHLYGGANLRAGMLPIGTANANFARTFLQREGIPLIHADLGGNHARRVDFRPAAGKARCRIVETAQAPEPAPLTRPVTTAGEVELF; encoded by the coding sequence ATGACCCGCATCACCGTGATGCAGGGGCAGGCGCGCGTCAGCGCCGGGCCGCGTGTCGAACTGACCACGGTGCTCGGCAGCTGCGTTGCCACCTGCCTTTTCGATCCGCAGGCGCAGGTCGGGGGGATGAACCATTTCCTGCTGGCAGAGCCGCCCGCCAGCCACCGCAAGGGCGAGGTCGACGTGCATTATGGCGTCTACCTGATGGAGCTGCTGATCAACGAGATGCTGGCCAACGGCGGGGCCAAGCCACGCCTGCGCGCGCACCTTTACGGCGGGGCGAACCTGCGCGCCGGCATGCTGCCGATCGGCACGGCCAATGCCAATTTCGCCCGCACCTTCCTGCAGCGCGAAGGCATCCCGCTGATCCATGCCGATCTTGGCGGCAACCACGCCCGCCGCGTCGATTTCCGCCCGGCCGCAGGCAAGGCCCGCTGCCGTATCGTCGAAACCGCGCAGGCTCCCGAGCCCGCACCCCTGACCCGTCCGGTGACCACTGCCGGCGAGGTCGAACTTTTCTAG
- the cheB gene encoding chemotaxis-specific protein-glutamate methyltransferase CheB has product MSIRVLIIDDSPTMRAILMSRLSEERDIAVIATAANAAEGRELIKQFNPDVVTLDIEMPGMNGLDFLERIMTLRPTPVIVVSGSTQEGNEITARALALGAVDCYAKADRSGGMPLDDNGRLASLIRQAAAVRFNNRWPVAPSVAARSQRAGRTNASLIAIGSSTGGVEALQVLLKDFPEDCPPTVIVQHVNPRFAPAIARTLDLASPAKVQLAEPDMPLMRGNIYMAPGGDRHLSVRGTALYARLRPGDPVAGHIPSVDVLFQSVAEEVGPRAIGILLTGMGSDGANGLLAMARAGAQTIAQDEATCTVFGMPRAAISIGAAGIIAPINRIAQHVLRAA; this is encoded by the coding sequence ATGAGCATTCGTGTGCTGATCATCGACGATTCGCCGACCATGCGCGCGATCCTGATGTCGCGGCTTTCGGAAGAACGGGACATTGCCGTCATCGCCACCGCCGCCAATGCCGCCGAGGGGCGCGAACTGATCAAGCAGTTCAACCCCGATGTGGTGACGCTGGATATCGAAATGCCCGGGATGAACGGGCTCGATTTCCTCGAAAGGATCATGACGCTGCGCCCCACGCCGGTGATCGTGGTTTCCGGCTCCACGCAGGAAGGCAACGAGATAACGGCCCGGGCGCTCGCGCTCGGTGCGGTCGATTGCTACGCCAAGGCAGACCGTTCGGGCGGCATGCCGCTGGACGATAACGGCCGGCTTGCCAGCCTGATCCGCCAGGCCGCCGCCGTGCGGTTCAACAACCGCTGGCCGGTTGCGCCTTCGGTTGCCGCGCGCAGCCAGCGGGCAGGGCGCACCAACGCCTCGCTGATCGCCATCGGTTCCTCGACCGGCGGGGTCGAGGCGCTGCAGGTGCTGCTCAAGGACTTCCCGGAGGATTGCCCGCCCACGGTGATCGTCCAGCACGTCAACCCGCGTTTCGCCCCGGCCATTGCCCGCACGCTCGATCTTGCCAGCCCGGCCAAGGTGCAGCTGGCCGAGCCGGACATGCCGCTGATGCGCGGCAACATCTACATGGCGCCCGGTGGCGACCGGCACCTGTCGGTACGTGGCACGGCGCTTTACGCGCGGCTGCGGCCCGGCGATCCGGTGGCTGGCCACATCCCCAGCGTGGACGTGCTGTTCCAGTCGGTCGCCGAAGAGGTTGGCCCGCGCGCCATCGGCATCCTGCTGACGGGCATGGGCAGCGACGGGGCCAACGGCCTGCTCGCCATGGCCCGGGCCGGGGCGCAGACCATTGCCCAGGACGAGGCGACCTGCACCGTGTTCGGCATGCCGCGCGCCGCCATCTCCATCGGCGCCGCCGGGATCATCGCGCCGATCAACCGCATCGCGCAGCACGTGCTGAGGGCCGCCTGA